A single genomic interval of Sebastes umbrosus isolate fSebUmb1 chromosome 9, fSebUmb1.pri, whole genome shotgun sequence harbors:
- the LOC119494164 gene encoding protocadherin alpha-C2-like isoform X3 — MGSFVTMQSCKRYVLLAILVLFSFVHNISTSVTHYSIPEEMKEGSVVANLATDLSLDVKTLNQRKMRLDIIENKKYLDVNKETGELYIVDKIDRENICNTKSSASCYLKLEVILENPVRIFIIEVEILDMNDNAPQFRRDVIHLDISESTPKGERFSLSNAVDPDVGSNSVKTYHLSESDHFNIEVQTGRDGSKFAELILTKALDREQQAVHNLILTAVDGGTPARSGTASVIVRVLDTNDNAPTFDKLSYNIKIMENSPIGSLVVHLNATDLDEGSNSDITYSYSLYTSEKTQETFNLNPSTGEITVKGMLNYEDFRIYDMEVIATDKGDNSLSSQCTVKILVEDMNDNHPEISIRSFQSPVNENIELDTVIAVVSVSDKDSGDNGVVDLHIPDNMPFKLRESSDNYYELVVSEPLDREKVPEYDVTFTVTDRGSPPLSDNETMTLELLDVNDNVPQFPQSFYNIRVMENNAPGALLSSLTAFDPDLHENQYLVYFILEKEIANTSMSMLFSINPENGNLYALKTFDYEIEKEFLFHIEARDSGSPPLSSNVTVHIIIVDQNDNAPVIVSPWRAHGSVVEEKIPRSTDKGSLVSKVIALDTDSVHNSRITYQFLQVTDATLFSLDQYNGEIRTMRMFSYRDPRHQRLVVIAKDNGEPALSATVTIKLSTVETAVKAYSDMTEVPLEYDIFSDLNLYLVIGLGSVSFLLLITILVTIVLKCQKPKPSKAAPPCRNSVISERNSTIADSTLVSNDAYWYSLFLAETRKGKMVVRQPVPKGSRYIVSSLPRGTGLTDTSGSAASTLQYPK; from the exons ATGGGGTCCTTTGTAACAATGCAGTCTTGTAAAAGGTACGTGCTGCTCGCTATTCTTGTTCTTTTTTCCTTCGTTCACAACATATCGACTTCAGTGACTCATTATTCAATACCGGAGGAGATGAAAGAAGGATCTGTTGTCGCTAATCTTGCTACCGATCTCAGCCTGGATGTTAAAACACTGAATCAGAGGAAGATGCGTCTGGACATTattgaaaataagaaatatcTGGATGTGAACAAAGAGACTGGTGAACTGTATATTGTTGACAAGATTGACAGGGAAAACATTTGCAATACCAAGTCCTCAGCGTCTTGCTATCTCAAACTGGAAGTAATACTAGAAAACCCAGTACGCATATTTATTATAGAAGTAGAAATTCTGGATATGAACGACAACGCCCCTCAATTTCGAAGAGACGTCATACATTTAGACATATCTGAATCAACGCCAAAAGGAGAGAGATTCTCTCTCAGTAATGCAGTTGATCCTGATGTTGGAAGCAATTCCGTGAAAACGTACCATCTGAGTGAAAGTGACCATTTTAATATTGAAGTTCAGACTGGAAGAGATGGGTCAAAGTTTGCCGAATTAATCTTAACAAAGGCCTTAGACAGAGAGCAGCAGGCTGTTCATAATTTAATACTCACAGCTGTAGATGGAGGCACACCTGCTCGATCTGGCACTGCAAGTGTTATTGTTCGCGTTTTGGACACAAATGACAATGCTCCTACTTTTGACAAATTGAgttataacataaaaataatggaAAATTCTCCCATTGGAAGCCTTGTTGTTCATCTCAATGCAACAGATTTAGATGAGGGATCAAATTCTGATATAACATATTCATATAGTTTATATACATCAGagaaaacacaggaaacattTAATCTGAATCCTTCAACTGGTGAAATTACTGTTAAAGGAATGTTAAACTATGAGGATTTCAGGATTTATGATATGGAagttatagcaactgataaagGAGACAATAGTTTATCAAGTCAATGTACTGTTAAAATTCTGGTTGAAGACATGAATGACAACCACCCAGAAATATCTATTAGATCATTTCAGAGtccagtcaatgaaaacatAGAATTAGACACAGTGATAGCTGTAGTTAGTGTCAGTGATAAAGACTCAGGAGACAATGGAGTGGTTGATCTTCACATTCCAGATAATATGCCTTTCAAACTGAGGGAATCCTCTGATAACTATTATGAATTAGTAGTGTCAGAGCCATTAGACCGTGAGAAGGTTCCagaatatgacgtcacgttcaCTGTGACAGACAGAGGTTCTCCTCCTTTATCTGACAATGAAACTATGACGTTAGAGCTGCTGGATGTTAATGACAATGTTCCACAGTTCCCTCAGTCATTTTATAATATACGTGTAATGGAGAATAATGCACCTGGAGCCTTGCTCAGTTCACTCACTGCGTTTGACCCTGACCTCCATGAAAACCAGTATCTAGTTTATTTCATCCTAGAGAAGGAGATAGCCAACACCTCCATGTCCATGCTGTTCTCCATCAATCCAGAGAACGGCAATCTTTACGCACTGAAAACTTTTGACTATGAGATCGAGAAGGAGTTTCTTTTCCACATCGAGGCCAGAGACTCTGGCTCTCCTCCACTCAGCAGTAACGTGACGGTCCACATCATCATTGTGGACCAGAACGACAACGCTCCGGTTATTGTCTCTCCGTGGCGCGCGCACGGCTCAGTGGTGGAGGAGAAGATCCCCAGATCCACCGATAAAGGCTCTCTGGTTTCCAAGGTGATAGCCTTGGACACCGACTCGGTGCACAACTCTCGGATTACCTACCAGTTTCTACAGGTGACTGACGCCACCTTGTTCAGTCTGGACCAGTACAACGGAGAGATCCGGACTATGAGGATGTTCAGTTACAGAGATCCACGCCACCAGAGACTGGTTGTTATTGCCAAGGACAACGGAGAGCCCGCTCTCTCTGCTACAGTCACCATCAAGCTGTCCACAGTGGAGACCGCCGTTAAGGCCTACTCTGACATGACTGAGGTGCCTCTAGAATATGACATCTTCTCAGACCTCAACCTGTATCTGGTCATCGGTCTGGGCTCGGTGTCATTTCTCCTGCTCATCACCATACTGGTCACCATCGTGCTCAAGTGTCAGAAACCCAAGCCCAGCAAAGCGGCTCCTCCCTGCAGGAACAGTGTGATCAGTGAGAGGAACTCCACCATCGCAGATTCCACTCTGGTCTCCAACGATGCCTACTGGTACAGTCTGTTTCTAGCAGAGACCAGGAAAGGAAAGATGGTGGTGAGACAGCCTGTGCCAAAGGGCTCCAGATACATCGTGTCCAGTTTACCAAGAGGCACAGGACTGACAGACACTAGTGGCTCAGCAGCTTCCACTTTGCAG TACCCTAAATGA
- the LOC119494164 gene encoding protocadherin alpha-C2-like isoform X2, with the protein MAHHIRLLFGRGYVSAFLFLSAMMNTVSTVTHYSVPEEMEEGSVVANLATDLGLDVKTLNKRKMRVDVVGNKKYLDINKDTGELLILERIDRELLCTSKTTTSCFLRLDATIENPVRMFNIEVEITDINDNTPHFRRGTMHLDISESSPVGERFSLNNAADPDVGTNSVKNYHLSSSEHFSIEIQTGRDGTKFADLILDKALDREQQAVHNLILTAVDGGVPTRTGTASIIVRVLDVNDNAPSFDKDKYNVDVMENSPIGSLVIKVNATDLDEGSNSDIIYSYSLYTSERTQQMFTLNPEKGEIRVKEMINYEDVKLYEMEVIASDKGPNSLSGQCKLTIQVTDMNDNHPEISIRSFQSPVKENVPLDTVIAVVSVSDKDSGDNGVVDLHIPDNMPFKLRESSDNYYELVVSEPLDREKVPEYDVTFTVTDRGSPPLSDNETMTLELLDVNDNVPQFPQSFYTIRVMENNAPGALLSSLTAFDPDLHENQYLVYFILEKEIANTSMSMLFSINPENGNLYALKTFDYEIEKEFLFHIEARDSGSPPLSSNVTVHIIIVDQNDNAPVIVSPWRAHGSVVEEKIPRSTDKGSLVSKVIALDTDSVHNSRITYQFLQVTDATLFSLDQYNGEIRTMRMFSYRDPRHQRLVVVAKDNGEPALSATVTIKLSTVETAVKAYSDMTEVPLEYDIFSDLNLYLVIGLGSVSFLLLITILVTIVLKCQKPKPSKAAPPCRNSVISERNSTIADSTLVSNDAYWYSLFLAETRKGKMVVRQPVPKGSRYIVSSLPRGTGLTDTSGSAASTLQASTSSSGGSST; encoded by the exons ATGGCGCATCATATCCGACTGTTATTCGGGAGAGGGTACGTTTCagcatttctctttctttctgccatGATGAACACGGTATCTACCGTCACCCATTATTCTGTTCCCGAAGAAATGGAGGAAGGTTCAGTCGTTGCCAATTTAGCAACTGATCTGGGATTAGACGTGAAGACcctgaataaaagaaaaatgcgCGTAGACGTTGTcggaaataaaaaatatcttgACATCAACAAAGACACAGGAGAGCTGTTAATTCTGGAAAGGATTGACAGAGAGCTGTTATGCACCTCGAAGACAACTACATCGTGCTTTCTAAGATTGGACGCTACGATTGAAAATCCAGTACGAATGTTTAATATTGAGGTGGAAATCACGGATATTAACGACAACACTCCTCATTTTCGAAGAGGAACGATGCACTTGGACATCTCTGAATCAAGCCCCGTTGGAGAGAGATTCTCATTGAATAATGCTGCAGATCCAGATGTTGGAACAAATTCTGTGAAAAATTACCACCTGAGCTCAAGTGAGCACTTCTCCATTGAAATTCAGACCGGGAGAGATGGGACGAAGTTCGCTGATTTGATTCTGGACAAAGCTTTAGACAGAGAACAGCAGGCTGTTCATAATCTAATACTCACTGCTGTGGACGGTGGAGTCCCCACGCGCACAGGTACAGCCAGCATCATTGTTCGCGTGCTTGATGTGAACGACAACGCCCCTTCATTTGACAAAGACAAATACAACGTAGATGTGATGGAAAACTCCCCGATTGGCAGTCTAGTAATAAAAGTAAACGCCACTGATTTAGATGAAGGGTCAAATTctgatattatttattcatatagtTTATATACATCAGAGAGAACGCAACAGATGTTTACCTTGAATCCAGAGAAAGGTGAAATCAGAGTGAAAGAGATGATAAATTATGAAGATGTTAAACTTTATGAAATGGAGGTTATTGCCAGCGATAAGGGGCCTAACTCCTTATCTGGACAGTGTAAACTGACAATACAGGTGACAGATATGAATGACAACCATCCAGAAATATCCATCAGATCATTTCAGAGTccagtaaaagaaaatgtaccTTTAGACACAGTGATAGCTGTAGTTAGTGTCAGTGATAAAGACTCAGGAGACAATGGAGTGGTTGATCTTCATATTCCAGATAATATGCCTTTCAAGCTGAGGGAGTCCTCTGATAACTATTATGAATTAGTAGTGTCAGAGCCATTAGACCGTGAGAAGGTTCCagaatatgacgtcacgttcaCTGTGACAGACAGAGGTTCTCCTCCTTTATCTGACAATGAAACTATGACGTTAGAGCTGCTGGATGTTAATGACAATGTTCCACAGTTCCCTCAGTCATTTTATACTATACGTGTAATGGAGAATAACGCACCTGGAGCCTTGCTCAGTTCCCTCACTGCGTTTGACCCTGACCTCCATGAAAACCAGTATCTAGTTTATTTCATCCTAGAGAAGGAGATAGCCAACACCTCCATGTCCATGCTGTTCTCCATCAATCCAGAGAACGGCAATCTTTACGCACTGAAAACTTTTGACTATGAGATCGAGAAGGAGTTTCTTTTCCACATCGAGGCCAGAGACTCTGGCTCTCCTCCACTCAGCAGTAACGTGACGGTCCACATCATCATTGTGGACCAGAACGACAACGCTCCGGTTATTGTCTCTCCGTGGCGCGCGCACGGCTCAGTGGTGGAGGAGAAGATCCCCAGATCCACCGATAAAGGCTCTCTGGTTTCCAAGGTGATAGCCTTGGACACCGACTCGGTGCACAACTCTCGGATTACCTACCAGTTTCTACAGGTGACTGACGCCACCTTGTTTAGTCTGGACCAGTACAACGGAGAGATCCGGACTATGAGGATGTTCAGTTACAGAGATCCACGCCACCAGAGACTGGTTGTTGTTGCCAAGGACAACGGGGAGCCCGCTCTCTCTGCTACAGTCACCATCAAGCTGTCCACAGTGGAGACCGCCGTTAAGGCCTACTCTGACATGACTGAGGTGCCTCTAGAATATGACATCTTCTCAGACCTCAACCTGTATCTGGTCATCGGTCTGGGCTCGGTGTCATTTCTCCTGCTCATCACCATACTGGTCACCATCGTGCTCAAGTGTCAGAAACCCAAGCCCAGCAAAGCGGCTCCTCCCTGCAGGAACAGTGTGATCAGTGAGAGGAACTCCACCATCGCAGATTCCACTCTGGTCTCCAACGATGCCTACTGGTACAGTCTGTTTCTAGCAGAGACCAGGAAAGGAAAGATGGTGGTGAGACAGCCAGTGCCAAAGGGCTCCAGATACATCGTGTCCAGTTTACCAAGAGGCACAGGACTGACAGACACTAGTGGCTCAGCAGCTTCCACTCTGCAG GCATccaccagcagcagcggcggcagtTCCACATAA
- the LOC119494164 gene encoding protocadherin alpha-C2-like isoform X4, with amino-acid sequence MAHHIRQLSGRGYVSAFLFLSAMMNTVSTVTHYSVPEEMEEGSVVANLATDLGLDTKALKGRNMRVDVVGNKKYLDINKDTGELFILERIDREMLCPLKTSTSCFLKLEAAIENPVRMFNIEVEITDINDNTPHFRRGTMHLDISESSPVGERFSLNNAADPDVGTNSVKNYHLSSSEHFALEIQTGRDGSKFADLVLKKALDREQQAVHNLILTAVDGGVPTRTGTASIIVRVLDVNDNAPSFDKDKYNVDVMENFPIGSLVIKLNATDLDEGSNSDIVYSYSLYTSERTQQMFNLNPEKGEIRVKEMINYEDVKLYEMEVIASDKGPNSLSGQCKLTIQVTDMNDNHPEISIRSFQSPIKENEPIDTVIAVVSVSDKDSGDNGVVDLHIPDNMPFKLRESSDNYYELVVSEPLDREKVPEYDITFTVTDRGSPPLSDNETMTLELLDVNDNVPQFPQSFYTIRVMENNAPGALLSSLTAFDPDLHENQYLVYFILEKEIANTSMSMLFSINPENGNLYALKTFDYEIEKEFLFHIEARDSGSPPLSSNVTVHIIIVDQNDNAPVIVSPWRAHGSVVEEKIPRSTDKGSLVAKVIALDTDSVHNSRISYQFLQVTDATLFSLDQYNGEIRTMRMFSYRDPRHQRLVVVAKDNGEPALSATVTIKLSTVETAVKAYSDMTEVPLEYDIFSDLNLYLVIGLGSVSFLLLITILVTIVLKCQKPKPSKAAPPCRNSVISERNSTIADSTLVSNDAYWYSLFLAETRKGKMVVRQPVPKGSRYIVSSLPRGTGLTDTSGSAASTLQYPK; translated from the exons ATGGCGCATCATATCCGACAGTTGTCTGGGAGAGGGTACGTTTCCgcatttctctttctttctgccatGATGAACACGGTATCTACCGTCACCCATTATTCTGTTCCCGAAGAAATGGAGGAAGGTTCTGTCGTTGCTAATTTAGCAACTGATCTGGGATTAGACACGAAGGCGCTCAAGGGAAGGAATATGCGCGTAGACGTTGTGGGCAATAAAAAATATCTCGACATCAACAAAGACACAGGAGAGCTGTTTATCCTGGAAAGGATAGACAGAGAGATGCTATGCCCATTGAAGACATCCACATCGTGCTTTCTTAAATTAGAGGCTGCAATTGAAAATCCAGTACGAATGTTTAATATTGAGGTGGAAATCACGGATATTAACGACAACACTCCTCATTTTCGACGAGGAACGATGCACCTGGACATCTCTGAATCAAGCCCCGTTGGAGAGAGATTCTCATTGAATAATGCTGCAGATCCAGATGTTGGAACAAATTCTGTGAAAAATTACCATCTGAGCtcaagtgaacattttgcacTCGAAATTCAGACCGGGAGAGATGGGTCAAAGTTTGCAGATTTGGTTCTGAAGAAAGCTTTAGATCGAGAGCAGCAGGCTGTTCATAATCTAATACTCACTGCTGTGGACGGTGGAGTCCCCACGCGCACAGGTACAGCCAGCATCATTGTTCGCGTGCTTGATGTGAACGACAACGCCCCTTCATTTGACAAAGACAAATACAACGTAGATGTGATGGAAAACTTCCCGATTGGCAGTCTTGTAATAAAACTAAACGCCACTGATTTAGATGAAGGGTCAAATTCTGATATTGTTTATTCATATAGTTTATATACATCAGAGAGAACGCAACAGATGTTTAACCTGAATCCAGAGAAAGGTGAAATCAGAGTGAAAGAGATGATCAATTATGAAGATGTTAAGCTTTATGAAATGGAGGTTATTGCCAGCGATAAGGGGCCTAACTCCTTATCTGGACAGTGTAAACTGACAATACAGGTGACAGATATGAATGACAACCATCCAGAAATATCCATCAGATCATTTCAGAGCccaataaaagaaaatgagcCAATAGACACAGTGATAGCTGTAGTTAGTGTCAGTGATAAAGACTCAGGAGACAATGGAGTGGTTGATCTTCATATTCCAGATAATATGCCTTTTAAACTGAGGGAGTCCTCTGATAACTATTATGAATTAGTAGTGTCAGAGCCATTAGACCGTGAGAAGGTTCCAGAATATGACATCACGTTCACTGTGACAGACAGAGGTTCTCCTCCTTTATCTGACAATGAAACTATGACGTTAGAGCTGCTGGATGTTAATGACAATGTTCCACAGTTCCCTCAGTCATTTTATACTATACGTGTAATGGAGAATAACGCACCTGGAGCCTTGCTCAGTTCCCTCACTGCGTTTGACCCTGACCTCCATGAAAACCAGTATCTAGTTTATTTCATCCTAGAGAAGGAGATAGCCAACACCTCCATGTCCATGCTGTTCTCCATCAATCCAGAGAACGGCAATCTTTACGCACTAAAAACTTTTGACTATGAGATCGAGAAGGAGTTTCTTTTCCACATCGAGGCCAGAGACTCTGGCTCTCCTCCACTCAGCAGTAACGTGACGGTCCACATCATCATTGTGGACCAGAACGACAACGCTCCGGTTATTGTCTCTCCGTGGCGTGCGCACGGCTCAGTGGTGGAGGAGAAGATCCCCAGATCCACCGATAAAGGCTCTCTGGTTGCCAAGGTGATAGCCTTGGACACCGACTCGGTGCACAACTCTCGGATTAGCTACCAGTTTCTACAGGTGACTGACGCCACCTTGTTTAGTCTGGACCAGTACAACGGAGAGATCCGGACTATGAGGATGTTCAGTTACAGAGATCCACGTCACCAGAGACTGGTAGTTGTTGCTAAGGACAACGGGGAGCCCGCTCTCTCTGCTACAGTCACCATCAAGCTGTCCACAGTGGAGACCGCCGTTAAGGCCTACTCTGACATGACTGAGGTGCCTCTAGAATATGACATCTTCTCAGACCTCAACCTGTATCTGGTCATCGGTCTGGGCTCAGTGTCATTTCTCCTGCTCATCACCATACTGGTCACCATCGTGCTCAAGTGTCAGAAACCCAAGCCCAGCAAAGCGGCTCCTCCCTGCAGGAACAGTGTGATCAGTGAGAGGAACTCCACCATCGCAGATTCCACTCTGGTCTCCAACGATGCCTACTGGTACAGTCTGTTTCTAGCAGAGACCAGGAAAGGAAAGATGGTGGTGAGACAGCCTGTGCCAAAGGGCTCCAGATACATCGTGTCCAGTTTACCAAGAGGCACAGGACTGACAGACACTAGTGGCTCAGCAGCTTCCACCCTGCAG TACCCTAAATGA
- the LOC119494164 gene encoding protocadherin alpha-C2-like isoform X5, producing MAHHIRLLFGRGYVSAFLFLSAMMNTVSTVTHYSVPEEMEEGSVVANLATDLGLDVKTLNKRKMRVDVVGNKKYLDINKDTGELLILERIDRELLCTSKTTTSCFLRLDATIENPVRMFNIEVEITDINDNTPHFRRGTMHLDISESSPVGERFSLNNAADPDVGTNSVKNYHLSSSEHFSIEIQTGRDGTKFADLILDKALDREQQAVHNLILTAVDGGVPTRTGTASIIVRVLDVNDNAPSFDKDKYNVDVMENSPIGSLVIKVNATDLDEGSNSDIIYSYSLYTSERTQQMFTLNPEKGEIRVKEMINYEDVKLYEMEVIASDKGPNSLSGQCKLTIQVTDMNDNHPEISIRSFQSPVKENVPLDTVIAVVSVSDKDSGDNGVVDLHIPDNMPFKLRESSDNYYELVVSEPLDREKVPEYDVTFTVTDRGSPPLSDNETMTLELLDVNDNVPQFPQSFYTIRVMENNAPGALLSSLTAFDPDLHENQYLVYFILEKEIANTSMSMLFSINPENGNLYALKTFDYEIEKEFLFHIEARDSGSPPLSSNVTVHIIIVDQNDNAPVIVSPWRAHGSVVEEKIPRSTDKGSLVSKVIALDTDSVHNSRITYQFLQVTDATLFSLDQYNGEIRTMRMFSYRDPRHQRLVVVAKDNGEPALSATVTIKLSTVETAVKAYSDMTEVPLEYDIFSDLNLYLVIGLGSVSFLLLITILVTIVLKCQKPKPSKAAPPCRNSVISERNSTIADSTLVSNDAYWYSLFLAETRKGKMVVRQPVPKGSRYIVSSLPRGTGLTDTSGSAASTLQYPK from the exons ATGGCGCATCATATCCGACTGTTATTCGGGAGAGGGTACGTTTCagcatttctctttctttctgccatGATGAACACGGTATCTACCGTCACCCATTATTCTGTTCCCGAAGAAATGGAGGAAGGTTCAGTCGTTGCCAATTTAGCAACTGATCTGGGATTAGACGTGAAGACcctgaataaaagaaaaatgcgCGTAGACGTTGTcggaaataaaaaatatcttgACATCAACAAAGACACAGGAGAGCTGTTAATTCTGGAAAGGATTGACAGAGAGCTGTTATGCACCTCGAAGACAACTACATCGTGCTTTCTAAGATTGGACGCTACGATTGAAAATCCAGTACGAATGTTTAATATTGAGGTGGAAATCACGGATATTAACGACAACACTCCTCATTTTCGAAGAGGAACGATGCACTTGGACATCTCTGAATCAAGCCCCGTTGGAGAGAGATTCTCATTGAATAATGCTGCAGATCCAGATGTTGGAACAAATTCTGTGAAAAATTACCACCTGAGCTCAAGTGAGCACTTCTCCATTGAAATTCAGACCGGGAGAGATGGGACGAAGTTCGCTGATTTGATTCTGGACAAAGCTTTAGACAGAGAACAGCAGGCTGTTCATAATCTAATACTCACTGCTGTGGACGGTGGAGTCCCCACGCGCACAGGTACAGCCAGCATCATTGTTCGCGTGCTTGATGTGAACGACAACGCCCCTTCATTTGACAAAGACAAATACAACGTAGATGTGATGGAAAACTCCCCGATTGGCAGTCTAGTAATAAAAGTAAACGCCACTGATTTAGATGAAGGGTCAAATTctgatattatttattcatatagtTTATATACATCAGAGAGAACGCAACAGATGTTTACCTTGAATCCAGAGAAAGGTGAAATCAGAGTGAAAGAGATGATAAATTATGAAGATGTTAAACTTTATGAAATGGAGGTTATTGCCAGCGATAAGGGGCCTAACTCCTTATCTGGACAGTGTAAACTGACAATACAGGTGACAGATATGAATGACAACCATCCAGAAATATCCATCAGATCATTTCAGAGTccagtaaaagaaaatgtaccTTTAGACACAGTGATAGCTGTAGTTAGTGTCAGTGATAAAGACTCAGGAGACAATGGAGTGGTTGATCTTCATATTCCAGATAATATGCCTTTCAAGCTGAGGGAGTCCTCTGATAACTATTATGAATTAGTAGTGTCAGAGCCATTAGACCGTGAGAAGGTTCCagaatatgacgtcacgttcaCTGTGACAGACAGAGGTTCTCCTCCTTTATCTGACAATGAAACTATGACGTTAGAGCTGCTGGATGTTAATGACAATGTTCCACAGTTCCCTCAGTCATTTTATACTATACGTGTAATGGAGAATAACGCACCTGGAGCCTTGCTCAGTTCCCTCACTGCGTTTGACCCTGACCTCCATGAAAACCAGTATCTAGTTTATTTCATCCTAGAGAAGGAGATAGCCAACACCTCCATGTCCATGCTGTTCTCCATCAATCCAGAGAACGGCAATCTTTACGCACTGAAAACTTTTGACTATGAGATCGAGAAGGAGTTTCTTTTCCACATCGAGGCCAGAGACTCTGGCTCTCCTCCACTCAGCAGTAACGTGACGGTCCACATCATCATTGTGGACCAGAACGACAACGCTCCGGTTATTGTCTCTCCGTGGCGCGCGCACGGCTCAGTGGTGGAGGAGAAGATCCCCAGATCCACCGATAAAGGCTCTCTGGTTTCCAAGGTGATAGCCTTGGACACCGACTCGGTGCACAACTCTCGGATTACCTACCAGTTTCTACAGGTGACTGACGCCACCTTGTTTAGTCTGGACCAGTACAACGGAGAGATCCGGACTATGAGGATGTTCAGTTACAGAGATCCACGCCACCAGAGACTGGTTGTTGTTGCCAAGGACAACGGGGAGCCCGCTCTCTCTGCTACAGTCACCATCAAGCTGTCCACAGTGGAGACCGCCGTTAAGGCCTACTCTGACATGACTGAGGTGCCTCTAGAATATGACATCTTCTCAGACCTCAACCTGTATCTGGTCATCGGTCTGGGCTCGGTGTCATTTCTCCTGCTCATCACCATACTGGTCACCATCGTGCTCAAGTGTCAGAAACCCAAGCCCAGCAAAGCGGCTCCTCCCTGCAGGAACAGTGTGATCAGTGAGAGGAACTCCACCATCGCAGATTCCACTCTGGTCTCCAACGATGCCTACTGGTACAGTCTGTTTCTAGCAGAGACCAGGAAAGGAAAGATGGTGGTGAGACAGCCAGTGCCAAAGGGCTCCAGATACATCGTGTCCAGTTTACCAAGAGGCACAGGACTGACAGACACTAGTGGCTCAGCAGCTTCCACTCTGCAG TACCCTAAATGA